The Hyalangium gracile genome includes a window with the following:
- a CDS encoding methyl-accepting chemotaxis protein has protein sequence MRLSLSQKLSLGPLGVAILTGLLAFGYLLPRMEAGFDAQGEEIGAALPTALSSTLLELMARHQDAAVQGAIDEVASRSKVAYIAVVDPEGALLAVSGSFAPVLREQHKQLLSKQASHTFLVKEAEILSLRAPVLEGALGSIHVGFNRSAARERLQELTLRFGSVLLGALLAFCIGAYLFSRRIVAPLLRLTQVARRIADQGDLRESIRVDSQDEVGQLSLAFASMVNRLKEVLHELQFSSELMTQSVRVLSHSASDQNEMASRYASSLHETQTTAQELHRTSSDASQTAESVLKVAARADELGKKGGAAISESINGLVEMLETVKQIATQITSLGERTRQIGGITQTVKDLADQSHMLALNAAIEAVRSGEHGKGFAVVAREIRALADQSIRATSQVRDLLGDVSEAIVTTVRITEEGTHKMEEGLSQIRQSGDNLQALSDIVRDSSASVRQIASTVSQQTSGIQQISTAVNELNSLMNDTLERITSTTASVDSLQALSERVSQVVRGYRL, from the coding sequence ATGCGCCTCTCCCTCTCTCAGAAGCTCAGCCTTGGCCCGCTCGGGGTCGCCATCCTCACGGGGCTGCTCGCCTTCGGGTATCTGCTGCCTCGCATGGAGGCCGGCTTCGACGCCCAAGGAGAGGAGATCGGCGCCGCGCTCCCCACCGCGCTCTCCTCCACGCTGCTGGAGCTGATGGCCCGGCACCAGGACGCCGCCGTCCAGGGCGCCATCGACGAGGTCGCCAGCCGCTCCAAGGTGGCCTACATCGCGGTGGTGGACCCGGAGGGTGCGCTGCTCGCCGTCTCCGGCTCCTTCGCCCCCGTCCTCCGGGAGCAGCACAAGCAGCTCCTCTCCAAGCAGGCGTCGCACACGTTCCTCGTCAAGGAGGCCGAGATCCTCTCGCTGCGCGCCCCGGTGCTCGAGGGGGCGCTCGGCTCCATCCACGTGGGCTTCAACCGCTCCGCGGCGCGCGAGCGGCTCCAGGAGCTCACCCTCCGCTTCGGCAGCGTGCTCCTGGGAGCCCTGCTGGCCTTCTGCATCGGGGCCTACCTCTTCAGCCGGCGGATCGTGGCGCCCCTGCTGCGGCTCACCCAGGTGGCCCGGCGCATCGCCGACCAGGGCGACCTGCGCGAGTCCATCCGGGTGGACTCCCAGGACGAGGTGGGACAGCTCTCCCTGGCCTTCGCCTCCATGGTGAACCGGCTCAAGGAGGTGCTGCACGAGCTCCAGTTCTCCTCGGAGCTGATGACCCAGTCCGTCCGGGTGCTCAGCCACTCCGCCAGCGACCAGAACGAGATGGCCAGCCGCTACGCCAGCTCGCTGCATGAGACGCAGACCACGGCGCAGGAGCTCCACCGGACCTCCAGCGACGCCTCCCAGACGGCGGAGTCCGTCCTCAAGGTGGCCGCTCGCGCCGACGAGCTGGGCAAGAAGGGCGGCGCCGCCATCAGCGAGAGCATCAACGGGCTGGTGGAGATGCTCGAGACGGTGAAGCAGATCGCCACGCAGATCACCTCGCTGGGCGAGCGCACCCGGCAGATCGGCGGCATCACCCAGACGGTGAAGGACCTGGCGGACCAGTCCCACATGCTGGCGCTCAACGCCGCCATCGAGGCCGTGCGCTCCGGCGAGCACGGCAAGGGCTTCGCCGTGGTGGCCCGGGAGATCCGCGCCCTGGCGGACCAGTCCATCCGCGCCACCTCGCAGGTGCGGGATCTGCTCGGCGACGTGAGCGAGGCCATCGTCACCACCGTGCGCATCACCGAGGAGGGCACCCACAAGATGGAGGAGGGGCTCTCCCAGATCCGCCAGTCCGGCGACAACCTCCAGGCCCTGTCCGACATCGTCCGCGACAGCTCCGCGTCCGTCCGGCAGATCGCCAGCACCGTCAGTCAGCAGACCAGCGGCATCCAGCAGATCTCCACCGCCGTGAACGAGCTGAACTCGCTGATGAACGACACCCTGGAGCGCATCACCTCCACCACCGCCTCGGTGGACTCGCTCCAGGCGCTCTCCGAGCGCGTCTCCCAGGTGGTCCGCGGCTACCGCCTCTGA
- a CDS encoding DUF6361 family protein gives MESSLGWVYFSRRAFKRAEALLAESGQGVLDEMGFLAVHSAYANRFFPGTSVLHTRLRYVLFIPWIYEDLSILGVERGQLARELEKREMLLTGRLEAGTVKGDSWGIIGVDNYQRKKPAAQPASQIYWGALGHWRVLRAQIGGQPPSRTMLHRSWRPRERRAPLDDDKTPLSEEAFPFTQLPPRPPHWENASSPLDFRILSKERQFLRNHLLSVTRRDGQPSFLSRLVERGPVVQPGLSLYDDSVLAAADRDDREALERARRAAALAAVGRGVYAALVEQVRENDGDTPTPRRHRENLSKVLARHGPEGSSLDVEAMREDADFPEDILEVLRELRRWVVQAPNRPEELATLFEKVEYLRKKDRARLSRTLMGRARRSEWDPESHPGAEPLHYRWHIVRNLLSDLGQD, from the coding sequence ATGGAGTCCTCCCTCGGCTGGGTCTATTTTTCGCGACGAGCATTCAAACGGGCGGAGGCGCTGCTCGCGGAGAGCGGCCAAGGCGTGCTCGATGAGATGGGATTCCTCGCCGTTCACTCCGCTTACGCCAACCGCTTCTTCCCGGGCACCTCCGTCCTTCATACCCGCCTGCGCTACGTCCTCTTCATTCCCTGGATCTATGAAGATCTGTCGATCCTGGGAGTGGAGCGAGGTCAGCTGGCCCGAGAGCTGGAGAAGCGGGAGATGCTGCTGACGGGGCGCCTCGAAGCTGGAACCGTCAAAGGCGACAGCTGGGGGATCATTGGCGTGGATAACTACCAACGCAAGAAGCCGGCCGCCCAGCCCGCTTCGCAGATCTATTGGGGGGCGCTGGGGCACTGGAGGGTCCTCCGCGCCCAGATCGGAGGCCAGCCGCCGAGCCGGACCATGCTCCACCGCTCCTGGCGGCCACGTGAGCGACGAGCCCCTCTGGACGATGACAAGACTCCCCTCAGTGAGGAAGCGTTCCCCTTCACGCAGCTTCCTCCACGGCCGCCTCACTGGGAGAACGCCAGCTCGCCGCTGGACTTCCGCATCCTCTCGAAGGAACGGCAGTTTTTGAGAAACCATCTGCTCTCGGTGACGAGGCGAGACGGTCAGCCCTCCTTCCTGTCTCGCCTCGTGGAGCGTGGGCCTGTGGTGCAGCCAGGTCTCTCACTGTATGACGACTCCGTCCTGGCTGCTGCGGATCGGGACGACAGGGAGGCCCTGGAACGAGCCAGGAGAGCCGCAGCCCTGGCCGCCGTGGGACGCGGCGTTTATGCGGCCCTCGTCGAGCAGGTTCGAGAGAACGATGGTGATACTCCAACGCCTCGGCGCCATCGGGAGAACCTCTCGAAGGTACTCGCCAGACATGGCCCCGAAGGCTCCAGCCTCGACGTAGAGGCCATGAGGGAGGACGCGGACTTCCCCGAAGACATTCTCGAGGTGCTTCGAGAGCTGCGCCGGTGGGTGGTGCAGGCACCGAACCGCCCGGAAGAACTGGCCACGCTTTTCGAGAAGGTGGAGTACCTCCGGAAGAAGGATCGCGCCAGACTCTCCCGAACGCTCATGGGGCGTGCCCGCCGAAGCGAGTGGGATCCCGAGAGCCACCCCGGCGCCGAGCCCCTCCACTACCGGTGGCACATCGTGAGGAACCTGCTGTCCGATCTGGGGCAGGACTGA
- a CDS encoding phospholipase D family protein, with amino-acid sequence MALGRRDTLALLDAIRPEPGQEVQWALFATYSAELVALVAMLLALAGLDDEDASGSKVDLARSIEHLRGRVRFLAQAGRVVPPSRHPRVLGLLDQFVREIPFDERRAAWHPKLALVRLGAAQGEAEWRLWVGSRNLTRDLSWDTGLLLVGHPGGAGVEIAGVPEAGEHLATRAALPGLDPETVQRELTQVRWKLPEGVLALPELRLHTGAARSLPSAPMGLRSLTIVSPFLSQGVLSTLSSWGDASTHRTLVSTLPALQKLPPVLRATLGFAQVAHLDVPAHEEAVPTKGADSESEEQPPNRGLHGKVIHAVHQGGQTLWLGSANTTERGWKGPNAEVIARLEVASSLGDSLLDFIGMARPVAWKDLPELPAEDPDERALEEARAEVSSGWKVLQRRDPRGVVLIGGPAPHPQDASIELEVGLLGGDGVLWPRGTEELRLPSVGLLAETEWIKVLLRRNQRTCSWVQRAPLDPPPDEERDRRLLAAYLGPRAFLLWVRSTLLEGDTLDGGGAWDEEHRPAPASHGRSRDAALVQWAPSLELVLRSWARQGDVAIRRADALVQRYLSLVEKSSEPVSPEEQQVLHQFAASWSGMVVGLLGGACSN; translated from the coding sequence ATGGCACTGGGAAGACGAGACACGCTCGCGCTCCTCGACGCCATCCGCCCAGAGCCGGGACAGGAGGTGCAGTGGGCACTGTTCGCGACCTACTCCGCCGAACTCGTGGCGTTGGTGGCCATGCTCCTGGCCCTGGCGGGACTGGATGACGAGGACGCGAGCGGCTCCAAGGTAGACCTGGCACGCTCGATCGAGCACCTGCGCGGCCGGGTTCGCTTCCTCGCACAGGCAGGACGTGTCGTCCCCCCCTCACGTCATCCCCGCGTGCTGGGCCTTCTCGATCAGTTCGTCCGCGAGATCCCCTTCGATGAGCGAAGAGCCGCATGGCATCCGAAGCTGGCCCTGGTGCGCCTGGGGGCCGCGCAGGGAGAAGCGGAATGGCGGCTCTGGGTCGGAAGTCGGAACCTCACGAGGGATCTGTCCTGGGACACAGGGCTGCTGCTGGTAGGCCATCCGGGAGGGGCCGGTGTGGAGATCGCCGGCGTGCCCGAAGCTGGCGAGCATCTGGCGACCCGAGCCGCTCTGCCGGGGCTCGATCCGGAGACCGTCCAGCGTGAGTTGACCCAGGTCCGCTGGAAACTGCCCGAGGGCGTGCTGGCTCTCCCCGAGCTGAGGCTCCATACCGGGGCAGCGCGGTCTCTCCCCTCAGCGCCCATGGGGCTTCGCTCGCTGACGATCGTCAGCCCCTTCCTGAGCCAGGGGGTGCTGTCCACGCTCAGCTCCTGGGGTGATGCGTCCACACACCGGACGCTCGTCTCTACCCTGCCGGCGCTCCAGAAGCTGCCTCCCGTGCTCCGAGCGACCCTGGGCTTCGCGCAGGTGGCACACCTGGATGTCCCTGCGCACGAAGAAGCGGTGCCCACCAAAGGAGCAGACTCCGAGAGCGAGGAACAGCCACCCAACCGAGGACTCCACGGCAAGGTGATCCATGCGGTCCACCAGGGAGGACAGACCCTCTGGCTCGGCAGTGCCAACACCACCGAACGGGGGTGGAAGGGCCCCAACGCCGAGGTGATTGCCCGGTTGGAGGTAGCTTCCTCGCTGGGAGACTCGCTCCTGGACTTCATCGGCATGGCCCGGCCCGTTGCCTGGAAGGATCTGCCGGAACTCCCCGCCGAAGATCCGGACGAGCGAGCCCTGGAAGAAGCCCGAGCCGAGGTCTCATCGGGCTGGAAGGTGCTGCAGAGACGAGACCCTCGAGGTGTCGTGCTCATTGGAGGGCCAGCGCCCCACCCTCAGGACGCGAGCATCGAGCTGGAGGTGGGCCTCCTGGGCGGGGACGGTGTCCTCTGGCCACGAGGAACCGAGGAGCTTCGCCTCCCATCGGTGGGTCTTCTGGCGGAGACGGAGTGGATCAAGGTCTTGCTGCGCAGGAACCAGCGCACGTGCAGCTGGGTGCAGCGAGCTCCCCTCGATCCGCCACCTGATGAGGAGCGCGATCGACGCCTGCTGGCCGCCTACCTGGGACCTCGAGCCTTCCTGCTCTGGGTCCGCTCTACATTGCTCGAAGGAGACACGCTGGACGGAGGGGGCGCCTGGGATGAAGAGCACCGCCCGGCGCCTGCCTCCCACGGGAGGTCCCGGGATGCGGCACTGGTGCAGTGGGCTCCCAGTCTAGAGCTCGTGCTGCGGTCCTGGGCGCGACAGGGGGATGTGGCCATCCGACGGGCGGATGCCCTCGTCCAGCGCTACCTCTCCCTGGTCGAGAAGTCCTCCGAACCCGTCTCCCCCGAGGAGCAGCAGGTGCTCCACCAGTTCGCTGCATCCTGGTCGGGAATGGTCGTCGGCCTGCTGGGGGGCGCATGCAGCAACTGA
- a CDS encoding GbsR/MarR family transcriptional regulator: MKGYLWTGGVTPPGPESLSAPGSLAPWEAMAVEAVGNVIEFWGFKRNQGRVWALLYLRGEPLTAGEIERELDLSKGGVSMLLRDLERWGVVQRVRQPQDTVWRYAAETDLVRMVTHVIEEREAGFVARIRADLSESLRLARESGAVDTERLQRLERMATLAEHVEKAIRLFIKTARLDVGGVLGAFRDEAGPARKKAR, encoded by the coding sequence ATGAAGGGCTACCTCTGGACAGGTGGCGTCACCCCGCCAGGTCCGGAGTCGCTCTCGGCTCCAGGCTCGCTGGCGCCGTGGGAGGCCATGGCCGTGGAGGCCGTGGGCAACGTCATCGAGTTCTGGGGGTTCAAGCGCAACCAGGGCCGCGTCTGGGCCCTGCTGTACCTGCGTGGCGAGCCGCTCACCGCCGGGGAGATCGAGCGCGAGCTGGATCTGTCCAAGGGCGGCGTCTCCATGCTCCTGAGGGACCTGGAGCGCTGGGGCGTGGTGCAGCGCGTCCGGCAGCCGCAGGACACCGTCTGGCGCTACGCGGCGGAGACGGATCTGGTCCGCATGGTGACGCACGTCATCGAGGAGCGTGAGGCCGGCTTCGTTGCGCGCATCCGCGCCGACCTCTCGGAGTCGCTGCGGCTGGCGCGCGAGTCCGGCGCGGTGGACACCGAGCGGCTCCAGCGCCTCGAGCGGATGGCCACCCTGGCCGAGCACGTGGAGAAGGCCATCCGCCTCTTCATCAAGACGGCGCGGCTGGACGTGGGCGGAGTGCTCGGAGCGTTCCGGGACGAGGCGGGCCCCGCGCGCAAGAAGGCCCGCTGA
- a CDS encoding polyprenyl synthetase family protein, with translation MELARELSDFLAVVEQRIGAALVDGDAGPGVKGDTLMEAARHLVMGGGGKRARPMLVRLFGDAVGVPADKLVEIAVSAELIHSASLLHDDVVDAGMFRRGRPTVNARWGNIVAVMSGDLILSSTLLRLVQMDARVAETALSVVSEMTRAAIAEVEARGIMDLPMARLRYIAEGKTGSLFGWCGRAAALIANQPQAVDRFDGFGRHLGVAFQIADDIRDILGTDVGKPQYADLHSRTPSMPILLALAKDEGLRRKLRDAWAFSSISPERTQELGAGIIATGAVEMSLERLNAEINAAVDFLGPFSNTVGGQELLGWARKLSDGITAQVRSKVA, from the coding sequence ATGGAACTGGCTCGTGAGCTGTCGGACTTTCTCGCGGTGGTGGAGCAGCGCATCGGTGCGGCGCTGGTGGATGGGGACGCGGGTCCGGGCGTGAAGGGTGACACCCTGATGGAGGCCGCGCGCCACCTGGTCATGGGCGGCGGCGGCAAGCGCGCGCGCCCCATGCTCGTGCGCCTCTTCGGAGACGCGGTGGGGGTGCCCGCCGACAAGCTGGTGGAGATCGCCGTCTCCGCGGAGCTCATCCACTCCGCCAGCCTCCTGCATGACGACGTGGTGGACGCCGGCATGTTCCGCCGCGGCCGGCCCACGGTGAACGCCCGCTGGGGCAACATCGTCGCGGTGATGAGCGGCGACCTCATCCTCTCCTCCACGCTGCTGCGCCTGGTCCAGATGGATGCCCGCGTCGCAGAGACGGCCCTGTCCGTCGTCTCCGAGATGACCCGGGCCGCCATCGCCGAGGTGGAGGCGCGCGGCATCATGGATCTGCCCATGGCGCGGCTGCGCTACATCGCCGAGGGCAAGACGGGCTCGCTCTTCGGCTGGTGCGGCCGGGCCGCCGCGCTGATCGCCAACCAGCCCCAGGCCGTGGATCGCTTCGACGGCTTCGGCCGCCACCTGGGCGTGGCCTTCCAGATCGCCGACGACATCCGCGACATCCTCGGCACCGACGTGGGCAAGCCGCAGTACGCGGATCTGCACTCGCGCACGCCCTCCATGCCCATCCTCCTGGCCCTGGCCAAGGACGAGGGGCTGCGGCGCAAGCTGCGCGACGCGTGGGCCTTCTCCAGCATCTCCCCGGAGCGCACCCAGGAGCTGGGCGCGGGCATCATCGCCACCGGCGCGGTGGAGATGTCGCTGGAGCGGCTCAACGCGGAGATCAACGCGGCCGTGGACTTCCTCGGGCCGTTCTCGAACACGGTGGGCGGCCAGGAGCTGCTGGGCTGGGCCCGCAAGCTGTCCGACGGCATCACCGCCCAGGTGCGGAGCAAGGTCGCATGA
- a CDS encoding DEAD/DEAH box helicase produces MQQLMPFQEATAAAGLRTLQHPTGPRRFLVADEVGLGKTVVAQRILHGMLEGRSTPLVVLYVCSNLAIAYQNVQRLAAVLPEEEREQACCDVDRLSLLPSTQPPSHPRLHLYSLTPHTSLPQWSGSRGGIWVERALLEILVERIAPEFLAGRPEPFSRGVKDWKQKLAWMRGSVTSVDKVSAALLEELFAEFKVDSRQRLLEVLKATQDELAIIMSMRNALASAGIRELRPDLVILDEFQKFRDLLSVDGTGSEKQEEDRVAARLIRGHGKHRHGLLLLSATPYRLFTRRWEDASEGGHHADFFELIEFLAGGHEHGRELRRECERHFVRLGEALRRGEPGAPEAGEARRQLTTRLAALMARTERALHPAGWEEHQTEPLPAGIPSTAFQVYRHFVGCLAEDHKSWAVPYWNSIPLPMQTLGSRYQAWQKATRRARPGDLEFTQADRDAFQLQEPLPHARLAALFGKLPPSRLALPWLAPSKPWWPLSGQWKDAGTDMDKLLAFSRFRAVPHAVAALLSFQLERHFLAQQGLAYEAVSQRRLLTLRRDRLGLLALFHPSPWLIENTDPRQAQDEDLRGSLRQQLREALARARVPMRDHASTRPPWSLVARLDRLESARPWIRKAWEKIALKDEASEASAALDQWQHEAGLQLGPISDRELDSLADWALTAPGIVVGRALRRHWPQAVGKDGFASTLSASWKGLRSYLDHPLFAAILQAGQDHEGFPHAIRRAVEAGNLESVLDEHFWVLGVLSGTSGDELASSLEAGLRVHTSNAYFHPLQGERTFSLRCHVALPMTEARMQVEEDGTERSFRPDELRKAFNTPFWPHVLVSTSVGQEGLDFHAWCSSILHWDLPTNPIDLEQREGRIRRFAGRAIRRALAERFTEHEPKDMSPWVFHAGQAQQQLADASGLCPWWVYPGATVHRYILDVPLSEESARLASLKEERWLYRLALGQPNQEDLIQMLMGRISPSEVQDVMLCLSPWFLEKRSQGPAIPVPPESPP; encoded by the coding sequence ATGCAGCAACTGATGCCGTTCCAGGAGGCGACCGCCGCGGCGGGTCTGCGGACCCTCCAGCACCCCACTGGCCCACGGCGGTTTCTCGTGGCGGATGAGGTCGGGCTGGGAAAGACCGTCGTCGCTCAACGGATCCTCCACGGGATGCTCGAAGGCCGCTCGACGCCCCTGGTGGTCCTCTACGTCTGCAGCAACCTCGCCATCGCCTACCAGAACGTCCAGCGCCTCGCCGCGGTCCTCCCAGAAGAGGAGCGTGAGCAGGCGTGCTGCGATGTCGATCGGCTCTCGCTACTCCCGAGCACCCAACCTCCCTCCCACCCCCGCCTCCACCTGTACAGCCTGACGCCCCACACCTCCCTGCCGCAGTGGAGCGGGAGCCGCGGCGGCATCTGGGTGGAGAGGGCCTTGCTGGAGATCCTGGTCGAGAGGATCGCCCCGGAGTTTCTGGCGGGGAGACCGGAGCCGTTCAGCCGGGGGGTGAAGGACTGGAAGCAGAAGCTCGCCTGGATGCGCGGCTCCGTGACCAGCGTGGACAAGGTCTCCGCGGCGCTCCTCGAAGAGCTCTTCGCGGAGTTCAAGGTGGACTCGCGACAGCGGCTGCTCGAGGTCTTGAAGGCCACCCAGGACGAGCTCGCGATCATCATGAGCATGCGCAACGCGCTCGCTTCGGCGGGGATCCGGGAGCTCCGCCCGGACCTGGTAATCCTCGACGAGTTCCAGAAGTTTCGAGACTTGCTCTCCGTGGACGGTACCGGGTCCGAAAAGCAAGAGGAAGATCGGGTCGCCGCGCGGCTCATCAGGGGTCACGGAAAACATCGCCACGGCCTGCTGCTCCTCTCGGCGACGCCCTACCGCCTCTTCACTCGACGCTGGGAGGACGCCAGCGAGGGCGGGCACCACGCTGACTTCTTCGAGCTGATCGAGTTCCTCGCGGGCGGCCACGAGCACGGACGAGAGCTCCGGCGCGAGTGTGAGCGCCACTTCGTGCGCCTGGGTGAGGCCCTGCGGCGCGGGGAGCCGGGCGCTCCGGAGGCAGGAGAGGCGCGCCGTCAGCTCACCACTCGCCTCGCGGCGCTGATGGCGAGAACCGAGCGGGCCTTGCATCCAGCAGGCTGGGAGGAGCACCAGACCGAGCCCCTCCCCGCGGGCATTCCTTCCACCGCGTTTCAGGTCTATCGCCACTTCGTGGGGTGCCTTGCCGAAGACCACAAGTCCTGGGCCGTGCCCTACTGGAATTCCATCCCCCTTCCGATGCAAACCCTGGGCTCCCGATACCAAGCATGGCAGAAGGCTACGAGGCGGGCGCGCCCGGGAGATCTCGAGTTCACGCAGGCGGACCGAGATGCGTTCCAGCTTCAGGAGCCGCTGCCTCATGCGCGTCTCGCAGCGCTCTTTGGCAAGCTTCCTCCCAGCAGGCTCGCGCTCCCGTGGCTGGCTCCCTCAAAGCCCTGGTGGCCCCTCTCGGGCCAGTGGAAGGACGCGGGGACGGACATGGACAAGCTCCTCGCCTTCAGCCGATTTCGAGCGGTCCCTCATGCCGTGGCGGCCCTGCTGAGCTTTCAACTGGAGCGCCACTTCCTCGCGCAGCAGGGGCTGGCCTACGAAGCCGTCTCGCAGCGCCGGCTCTTGACGCTGCGGCGAGATCGCCTGGGCCTCCTGGCTCTCTTCCACCCTTCTCCCTGGCTCATCGAAAACACGGATCCTCGCCAGGCCCAGGACGAGGACTTGCGAGGAAGTCTGCGCCAGCAGTTGCGTGAGGCGCTGGCCAGGGCCCGAGTGCCCATGCGCGACCACGCCAGCACGCGCCCTCCATGGTCATTGGTGGCGCGGCTCGACCGCCTCGAGAGTGCTCGGCCCTGGATTCGCAAGGCTTGGGAGAAGATCGCCCTGAAGGACGAGGCCTCGGAGGCCTCGGCGGCCCTGGATCAATGGCAGCACGAGGCGGGGCTGCAGCTTGGCCCGATCAGCGATCGCGAGTTGGACAGTCTCGCGGACTGGGCACTGACCGCCCCCGGCATCGTCGTTGGGCGCGCGCTGCGGCGGCACTGGCCGCAGGCCGTTGGGAAGGACGGCTTCGCCAGCACCCTGAGCGCGAGTTGGAAGGGACTGCGCAGCTATCTCGACCACCCCTTGTTCGCGGCCATCCTCCAGGCAGGCCAGGATCACGAAGGCTTTCCACACGCCATCCGACGGGCCGTCGAAGCGGGCAACCTCGAGTCCGTCCTCGACGAGCACTTCTGGGTTCTCGGCGTCCTGTCCGGGACGAGTGGCGACGAGCTTGCGTCGAGCCTGGAAGCCGGGCTCCGCGTCCATACGAGCAACGCATACTTCCATCCGCTCCAGGGGGAGCGAACCTTCTCGCTCCGGTGCCATGTCGCCCTGCCCATGACCGAAGCGCGGATGCAGGTAGAGGAGGATGGCACGGAGCGCTCGTTCCGCCCGGACGAGCTGCGAAAGGCCTTCAACACGCCCTTCTGGCCCCATGTGCTCGTCTCGACGTCCGTGGGGCAGGAGGGGCTGGACTTCCACGCCTGGTGCAGCTCGATCCTACACTGGGATCTGCCGACCAACCCGATCGATCTCGAGCAACGTGAAGGGCGCATCCGGCGCTTCGCGGGGCGCGCCATCCGCCGAGCGCTCGCGGAGCGGTTCACGGAGCATGAGCCCAAGGACATGAGCCCCTGGGTCTTCCATGCCGGGCAGGCCCAGCAGCAGCTGGCGGATGCATCCGGACTCTGTCCCTGGTGGGTGTACCCGGGCGCCACCGTGCACCGCTACATCCTGGATGTCCCTCTCAGCGAGGAGAGCGCGCGGCTGGCGAGCCTGAAGGAGGAGCGCTGGCTGTACCGGCTCGCGCTCGGCCAGCCGAACCAGGAGGACCTGATCCAGATGCTGATGGGACGAATCTCTCCCAGTGAGGTCCAGGACGTGATGCTGTGTCTGTCCCCCTGGTTCCTCGAGAAGCGCTCCCAGGGCCCGGCCATCCCTGTCCCCCCTGAAAGCCCACCCTAA
- a CDS encoding MFS transporter, whose protein sequence is MSPAALRRHFLRSLASLATSIPLFRPGSSLPGANAPLVGAPPLDVASVRTRSRPALRLSLRASVAEGMFAEVFTACAGATVLTAWALALKLGPFLVGVMASLSFLAQFVQFPAAWLTSTFGHRRVALTAVCLSRLAILPLCLLPWLPLSLAGQQRLLVGIAAASAVLGVVGNNAWVAWMGELVPRHLRGRFFGRRTALCTVAGTLASLAAGVFLDRTRELGAVGWALPLLSAIACIVGVITALLMARQHDPAPGSSAIRLDFESAKVPLRDPRARRVLLYQVAWNAAIGISAPYFALHMLQNLKMTFVVMALYSAVVAAVRVLLGPLWGKLIDRVGAQPVVLACSLGLTLVPLIWLFPTEGMMWPLVFDVILAGSLWSGHGLAVFALPLAVAPRKGRPFYLAAFATAGGLAYAAASALGGGLASALPAHFTLGRHEWANFQVLFLISAVARFGAAFLAMRIIEPDARPVRSLGALVEVLWPRVRPTPAPVLVEARTGNGER, encoded by the coding sequence GTGTCTCCCGCCGCCCTGCGTCGTCACTTCCTCCGCAGCCTCGCCTCGCTCGCCACCTCCATCCCGCTGTTCCGTCCGGGCAGCTCGCTGCCGGGCGCCAACGCACCGCTGGTGGGCGCTCCCCCGCTGGATGTGGCCTCCGTGCGGACGCGCTCGCGCCCGGCGCTCCGCCTGTCCCTGCGAGCCTCGGTGGCCGAGGGGATGTTCGCGGAGGTGTTCACCGCGTGCGCGGGCGCCACGGTGCTCACCGCCTGGGCGCTGGCGCTGAAGCTGGGGCCCTTCCTGGTGGGAGTGATGGCCTCGCTGTCCTTCCTCGCCCAGTTCGTGCAGTTCCCCGCGGCGTGGCTCACCTCCACCTTCGGGCACCGGCGCGTGGCGCTCACCGCGGTGTGCCTGTCGCGGCTGGCGATCCTGCCGCTGTGCCTGCTCCCCTGGCTGCCGCTGTCCCTGGCCGGGCAGCAGCGACTGCTGGTGGGGATCGCCGCCGCTTCGGCCGTGCTGGGCGTGGTGGGCAACAACGCCTGGGTGGCGTGGATGGGCGAGCTCGTCCCGCGTCACCTCCGAGGCCGCTTCTTCGGCCGGCGCACGGCGCTGTGCACCGTCGCGGGCACCCTGGCGTCGCTGGCCGCGGGGGTGTTCCTGGATCGGACGCGGGAGCTCGGCGCGGTGGGCTGGGCGCTGCCGCTGCTCTCCGCGATCGCGTGCATCGTGGGCGTCATCACCGCGCTCCTGATGGCGCGGCAGCATGATCCGGCGCCGGGGAGCTCGGCGATCCGGCTGGACTTCGAGTCGGCGAAGGTGCCGCTGCGGGATCCGCGGGCGCGCCGGGTGCTGCTGTACCAGGTGGCGTGGAACGCGGCGATCGGCATCTCGGCGCCCTACTTCGCGCTGCACATGCTCCAGAACCTGAAGATGACGTTCGTCGTCATGGCGCTGTACTCGGCCGTCGTGGCGGCGGTGCGCGTGCTGCTGGGGCCGCTGTGGGGCAAGCTCATCGACCGGGTGGGGGCACAGCCGGTGGTGCTGGCGTGCTCGCTCGGGCTCACGCTGGTGCCGCTGATCTGGCTGTTCCCCACCGAGGGGATGATGTGGCCGCTGGTGTTCGACGTGATCCTCGCGGGCTCGCTGTGGAGCGGCCATGGCCTGGCGGTGTTCGCGCTGCCGCTGGCGGTGGCTCCTCGGAAGGGCCGGCCCTTCTACCTGGCGGCCTTCGCCACCGCGGGAGGACTGGCCTACGCGGCGGCCTCCGCGCTGGGCGGGGGCCTGGCGAGCGCCCTGCCCGCCCACTTCACCCTGGGCCGGCACGAGTGGGCGAACTTCCAGGTGCTCTTCCTCATCTCCGCGGTGGCGCGGTTCGGCGCGGCCTTCCTCGCCATGCGCATCATCGAGCCGGACGCGCGCCCGGTGCGCTCCCTGGGCGCGCTCGTGGAGGTGCTGTGGCCGCGCGTCCGCCCCACGCCCGCCCCGGTGCTCGTCGAGGCCCGGACGGGCAACGGCGAGCGGTGA